The following DNA comes from Amblyraja radiata isolate CabotCenter1 chromosome 37, sAmbRad1.1.pri, whole genome shotgun sequence.
AACAGAACAAATGCAAGACCCCAGAACTGGAGACGTTCAGAGATCAGGGGTTTGTGGACTGGAGGAGGTCATCGGGGAAGAGCAGGATCCATAGAGGAACTTGAAAACAAAGGTGTGACTTTTCAAGTCCAACTGATTGTCCATGAGGAGTGAACACCAAAAGAATTTAAAGGCCGCTAGTCAAACGCCTTTACTGAAAAAAAATATCAAGTGTGTCCATCTTTTTAgtttaataatggatgggatttatatagcgcctttctaatactcaaggcgctttacatcgcattattcattcactcctcagtcacactcggtggtggtaagctatttctgtagccacagctgccctggggcagactgacggaagcgtggctgccaatctgcgcctacggcccctccgaccaccaccaatcactcacacacattcacacacaggcaaaggtgggtgaagtgtcttgcccaaggacacaacgacagtatgcactccaagcgggattcgaaccggctaccttccggttgccagccgaacacttagcccattgtgccatctgtcgtcccgtttaAAATGTAAACGTTATTCATAAAATGTACAAGAAACGCACAACAATACATGGCTTTATTTACATCCATAGTATCGACCAGTCTATGCATACACAGTGTTATGAGGTTGGAACATTTCTAGCTTTGATACATTCTACATACAAGGTATCACGTGGCCTCTTTGGATGATTTCATTAGGCCTTAGTCCCCCAATTCCCTGAAGTTCCTTGCCCAACCCACCCTTTCATACACATGGCTCTGAGATTTTCTCATCATTTTTCCCATCATTTTTTAGCCCACTTTGCCACGGTTGTCTTTCTGTCGCTTCTCCCAAGCTGCCGTCTGACAGCTCTCTCAAGAgtaaagagtatttaattgtctcaTGCACCAGCAACAGAACAGTGACATTCTGGGACATATGCCattattgggccattcagccatgAGGTCTCGAAAGACCCAAGACCTAACTCCAGTTACATGTCTTTCCCCCCAAACACTTTAGTTTGTTAAGTTTACAAAAATCCCTAGTGTAAATTACCAATTGCCTTTGTTAAAGTATAGTCTGAATATCTGGCACGTTCCATGTGGAGGAGTGTTTCTCAACTTCACTCCCAAAAATGCTGGCTCTAACCTTTGAGTTTATTTACAAGACCCATGTACTCTTTTCATATTTTGAAAACAGCAATCAAGAAACCTTCTAAATCCCAGAGAAAACAACTTCATGTTCCGATAATCACTCCCTGTGATTTAACTATTGAGTCACATAATCTTGCTGGTAAATTGATACTACATTCCCTCCAAGGTCAATATAACCTTCCAAAGGCAAGGTTCCCGGAGCAGCTCAATGCGGGAAGAACCCCCACTCTGTAGCATGCTTCCCAGTCTGACAGTCCTtcctttatagacacaaaatgctggagtaactcagcgggacaggcagcatctctggagcgaaggaatgggtgacgtttcgggtcgagacccttcttcagactgctgcctgtcccgctgagttactccagcattttgtgcctatctttggtttaaaccaggatctgcagttccttcttacacagtcctTCATTCATTTTGCTTTCAGTATACCTAAACAGCTGTTCTTCATGACCCTCAAATGTGTTCTGTCTTTCTGTTATATTTCCCTCTGACTGTTAACAgttccctttctctctgtctctcctgcaCTCTTTCTTTGGAAAAAAACAGACTCAGGCACTTATATTGtgagaggccatagctttaagtttagtttattgccacgtgtactgaggtatagtgaattgcttttgttgtgtgctaaccagtcagcggaaagacaatacaaaattACAAGTACATGATTTAAGTCAGTTGAAGGATGCATTCTGCGTAAAAAGGTTGCCCTGCATatttaaactttgttcctctaGCTTAACGCTATGCCCTCTTGTGGTTGTATTTCTCATTCTTGGGAAATGTTTCCATCctgggttctgactgtcttcccttCCTGATGActcgcataattttatatacttctgtcaggtctccataCCATCGTTGacgtcccagataaaacaatctgTAGTTAAAACCCTGTAGTTAAAcccccccctaatccaggcattattctggtaaatctcctctgcgtcCTTTCTAAAGCTGCCACATCTTCCTGCAATGGGGAGATCAGAAtaccatgcaatactccaaaatgCAGCCTAGCCAAAGTCCAATAAAGATGTATCCCCTCGATCTCTGAAAGCAAGCGTACCATGCACCTTCTCTACCACTCTgtgtgtgttgccactttcagggagttatggacttggatcccaagatccttctggtcatcaatgctgttaagagtcatccaattaattgtatatttccctcttacatttgacctcccaaagtgcactaCCTCAgatttgctcggattaaactccatctgccatttctctgcccatttctgtagctgatttatatcccgctgtatacctTGCCAGCCTTccccaaacttactaaccaacccgtctACGTTTACGTCGAAGTCCTTAATCATATATTCATTTTTCCTTTGTCTTCCTTTGTCTCTGGCTCCTCACTGGCCTCTGGCAGTTGTCTCCTGCACATCAGTCCATTCTAGAATCCCTTCTGTTTTGTACATACGCCTCCTCAACTGTCCTTCACTCTCTCGCCTCAGTATGAAGGAGGGGATAAAAACTCCCAGCAAGTGATTCCCACCTGATGGGGTTTAAGGGGGCCCTCTAGCTCCTCCAGGCCATGTGCAGGATTCCCGTTGGGAGCAGGGAATAGGAGGAGCCGGGAAGAACAGACCTGCATCTGCGCTGTTGGGAAGAGAGGAAAGTACAAGACCGGAGACGGCTTGGCTTGCCATGGATTGGACAAGGCAGCCAGTTGTCTTCCACCTCTTACTGCTGTGCCGGCtgatgccgctgcccgctggagaGAACATCTTGGTGGAGGACGGCAGCCTCCACCGCCACCACTTGGGCCGGAGGAGTGTGCTGGACATTGCCTTTGTCCTGTGGTGCTACCGCAACCGCTATCAGTTCTCCATCTACAACGTCAATGGCTACGGCTGCTACTGCGGCAAGGGAGGCGACGGCGTGCCGCTGGATGACTTTGACACCTGCTGCTTCCACCACGACTGCTGCTATGAGGCCGCGCTCCTCACCTCCTGCGGCAAGGGCACCAACATCTACCTGAAGCCCAGCTACGCCGTGTGCGAGGAGGGCAGGGCTGAGTGCCCGGAGGGCTTGCAGCCCTGCTCCAGCGACCTCTGCCTCTGCGACAAGCAGTTTGCCGAGTGCCTGGCCATCGCCACATACCAGGACCAGCACTCCAGCTATCAGCAGAAGTTCTGCACGGAGCCCAAACGCAAATGTCCTGCCGAGGAGAAGATTGAGGTGGATCTGGACACCAAGAGATAGGATGGGGGGGGGTCCTCAGCACTGCCTCATTCCACAGTGGAAGTCACATTATATTAATGTTAAAGCTACAAACTTTATCCATGGCCTTGTTTGCCTCAATTTTGCGTTAGTGGAGTAGACCTGCTGTGGATGAGGGGAAGGGCTGGGTTTCTTGGGTGGCCAAACCCCAATGTTGTCCATGCCCCACTCTAGCCCAAGGAGGGTGTCCTTAGGCATGGCCTTGCCCACCAAAGACAACCAAATCGGACGTTCAACCACGGCTTCATCTATCTTCCTCCACCATGCTTCCCCTCTTCAGTGGCCAAGGTTATAGAGGAGGATTGTCAACAGCAAGCATTTTAACCTTAGtgagctgggaaggggtggggtgggcgggggaggaggggggggggggagtttgatATGGTTTATTGAGAGAGAGGAGAAATGCCAGAGATTTTCaacctgtacttgtgtataatggTGGCTTGAGTCAGGACTTGTGGATCTCGGAGCAAAGTGAGTCCTGGTCACCTTCAGTGGAGCGCCACAGGTACAGAGGCTTCCTTTCCAAAAGGCAGGCCTGTAGCTGGCGTTGCCACCGTTGCTGGGACGAATTTAATAACACATCACAAGCTGGTAGCACGGGTACGGAGAGAGCAGCAACATAGCAACGGCAGGAGGAGTGAAGGCAGCATTAGCAACCCAGGAGAG
Coding sequences within:
- the LOC116966365 gene encoding basic phospholipase A2 Sms-N6-like, which encodes MDWTRQPVVFHLLLLCRLMPLPAGENILVEDGSLHRHHLGRRSVLDIAFVLWCYRNRYQFSIYNVNGYGCYCGKGGDGVPLDDFDTCCFHHDCCYEAALLTSCGKGTNIYLKPSYAVCEEGRAECPEGLQPCSSDLCLCDKQFAECLAIATYQDQHSSYQQKFCTEPKRKCPAEEKIEVDLDTKR